A stretch of the Terriglobales bacterium genome encodes the following:
- a CDS encoding phage tail sheath C-terminal domain-containing protein, with the protein MSETIGEMILPGTYIEVRAEGLIGVGGISTGNIGVVGTANRGPLNEAVILGSYGEALETFGSYDRWPGTAQAPALTLTRTLEQLFSGGASTVYAVRVANLPQNTTMRTMIWTVAGEGQNNTLFTLEATSPGTWANSIQAKLTVPESGPATLELVYGRLKESYEGATAAELAAGITDGSRLVKVTGLGDNKKALAPKTITAAAQDAQGGPDGAAATSTEIAAGLAVLAGKDVNIVTVGGFDAKTIAATVVAHLEATENDGRERMAVLGVSGDAVSSIDADSAAVSNARVILVAPGIVADDAARVGEASKAVKLTAPYAAALVAGRLSTLAPHISLTNKDVAATDVTKEYTRSEQKGLLGKRVCILAKNLGIRVVKGITTDTGPFRQISVRRIVDFAKAGVRIGSNPYIGRLNNARVRAALKATLDGFLSSMVFDEMLIGYQLDVTATRAQEINGQAIVTMVLQPTFSIDFIKVIMNLE; encoded by the coding sequence ATGAGCGAAACCATCGGTGAAATGATACTTCCCGGCACCTACATCGAGGTCCGGGCGGAAGGGCTGATCGGTGTCGGCGGCATCTCGACCGGCAACATCGGCGTGGTGGGGACGGCCAATCGCGGCCCACTGAACGAGGCCGTCATTCTCGGTAGCTACGGTGAGGCGCTGGAGACATTCGGCAGCTATGACCGCTGGCCGGGAACAGCGCAGGCTCCGGCGCTGACGCTGACGCGCACGCTGGAGCAGCTGTTCTCGGGCGGCGCGTCCACCGTCTACGCCGTGCGCGTGGCCAACCTGCCGCAGAACACCACGATGCGCACCATGATCTGGACAGTGGCGGGAGAAGGGCAGAACAACACCCTCTTCACCCTCGAGGCGACCTCCCCGGGGACTTGGGCCAACAGCATACAGGCCAAGCTCACCGTGCCGGAGAGCGGCCCTGCCACCCTTGAGCTCGTCTACGGCCGCCTGAAGGAGAGTTACGAGGGTGCGACGGCCGCCGAGCTCGCTGCGGGGATCACCGACGGCAGTCGCCTGGTGAAAGTGACCGGCCTTGGGGACAACAAGAAAGCGCTCGCTCCCAAGACCATCACGGCCGCCGCCCAGGATGCACAGGGGGGTCCCGACGGCGCCGCTGCCACGTCAACCGAGATTGCGGCGGGCCTGGCGGTGCTCGCTGGCAAGGACGTGAACATCGTGACGGTGGGTGGCTTCGATGCCAAGACCATCGCCGCTACCGTGGTGGCACACCTGGAGGCCACGGAGAACGACGGCCGCGAGCGGATGGCCGTCCTCGGCGTTTCGGGCGATGCGGTCAGCTCCATCGACGCGGATTCGGCGGCGGTGAGCAATGCCCGGGTGATCTTGGTGGCGCCGGGCATCGTCGCCGATGATGCTGCGCGCGTGGGTGAGGCGAGCAAGGCGGTGAAGCTGACGGCACCCTACGCCGCGGCTCTCGTGGCGGGGCGTCTTTCGACCCTCGCTCCGCACATCAGTCTCACGAACAAGGATGTCGCCGCCACCGATGTCACCAAGGAGTATACGCGCTCCGAACAGAAGGGTCTGCTCGGCAAGCGTGTCTGTATTCTGGCAAAGAATCTGGGTATTCGCGTGGTCAAGGGCATCACCACCGATACGGGCCCGTTCAGGCAGATCTCGGTGCGCCGCATCGTCGACTTCGCCAAGGCCGGTGTGCGCATCGGCTCCAACCCGTACATCGGGCGTCTGAACAATGCACGGGTGCGTGCGGCGTTGAAGGCAACCCTCGACGGGTTTCTGTCGAGCATGGTATTCGATGAGATGCTCATTGGTTACCAACTCGACGTCACCGCGACGCGGGCTCAGGAAATCAACGGCCAGGCGATCGTGACCATGGTGCTTCAGCCCACGTTCTCGATCGATTTCATCAAAGTGATCATGAACCTCGAATAA
- a CDS encoding phage baseplate assembly protein V — MSDLIQTVRAIIREELTRCRLPELGIVTEVFAHDSGSSPNNHQVNVRLRSTGVELQRAAVAVGRPGISLLPRVDDLVVVAFLSGDLNAPVVLGSIYSDTVQPPEGKPLDAVYVPGDETDSSVRRFYLELPSGTKLTVNDDAIQLESGGTKVELQRDGDVSVQCSGKITIKAGGDFALESGGNIEIKAGTNVTVKGVAVTVEGTAEAKVKGASITLAGMTNFSPS, encoded by the coding sequence TTGAGCGACCTGATCCAGACCGTGCGGGCTATCATTCGTGAGGAGCTCACGCGCTGCCGTCTGCCCGAGCTCGGCATCGTCACCGAGGTCTTTGCGCACGACAGTGGGTCGAGTCCCAACAATCACCAGGTGAACGTCCGGCTGCGCTCCACCGGCGTCGAACTGCAGCGCGCGGCCGTGGCCGTCGGCCGGCCCGGCATATCGCTGCTGCCCCGCGTCGACGATCTGGTTGTGGTCGCTTTTCTGAGCGGTGACCTGAACGCCCCGGTGGTCCTGGGTTCGATTTACAGCGATACGGTGCAGCCACCGGAAGGCAAGCCGCTCGACGCCGTCTATGTCCCCGGCGACGAGACCGACTCCTCGGTTCGCCGATTCTATCTCGAGCTTCCGAGCGGCACGAAGCTCACGGTGAACGACGATGCCATCCAGCTCGAATCCGGCGGCACGAAGGTGGAGCTGCAGCGAGACGGCGACGTCAGTGTGCAATGCTCCGGCAAGATCACCATCAAGGCCGGTGGCGACTTTGCCCTTGAATCTGGCGGCAATATCGAAATCAAGGCCGGTACCAATGTGACGGTGAAAGGCGTCGCCGTAACAGTAGAAGGAACGGCAGAGGCCAAGGTGAAGGGCGCTTCCATCACCCTCGCCGGTATGACCAACTTCAGTCCGTCTTAA